TTGGCTTAGAAGCAGCCACCCTTGAAAGAGTGCGTAATAGCTCACTGGTCAAGTGATTCCGCGCCGACAATGTAGCGGGGCTCAAGCACACCGCCGAAGCCGTGGCATTGACACGTAAGTGTTGATGGGTAGGGGAGCGTCCTGTATCCGGTGAAGCCTCGGGGTGACCCAGGGGTGGAGGGTGCGGGAGTGAGAATGCAGGCATGAGTAGCGAATCACACGTGAGAAACGTGTGCGCCGGATGACCAAGGGTTCCTGGGGCAGGCTAATCCGCCCAGGGTAAGTCGGGACCTAAGGCGAGGCCGACAGGCGTAGTCGATGGACAACGGGTTGATATTCCCGTACCCGCTGGTATGCGCCAACGCTGAATCCTCTGATGCTAACCACCCGAACCATTCTTGAGGCCTTCGGGCCTGTTGGATGGGGAGCGTGGGACCCGAGGGGGTAGTAGGTGAGTGATGGGGTGACGCAGGAGGGTAGCTCAGCCCGGGCGATGGTTGTCCCGGGGTAAGGCTGTAGGGAGAGAGACAGGTAAATCCGTCTCTCGCGTATCCTGAGAGCTGATGCCGAGCCGTTTTAGGTGAAGTGAGTGATCCCATGCTGCCGAGAAAAGCCTCTAGCGAGTGTACCGGCGGCCCGTACCCCAAACCGACTCAGGTGGTCAGGTAGAGAATACCAAGGCGATCGGGTGAACTGTGGTTAAGGAACTCGGCAAATTGCCCCCGTAACTTTGGGAGAAGGGGGACCTCGCTCGGTGATGGCACTTGCTGCCTGAGCTGGGTGGGGTCGCAGAGGCCAGGGGGAAGCGACTGTTTACTAAAAACACAGGTCCGTGCGAAGTCGTAAGACGCTGTATACGGACTGACGCCTGCCCGGTGCCGGAACGTTAAGAGGACCGGTTAGGGGGACTTGTTCCTTCGAAGCTGAGAATCTAAGCGCCGGTAAACGGCGGTGGTAACTATAACCATCCTAAGGTAGCGAAATTCCTTGTCGGGTAAGTTCCGACCTGCACGAATGGCGTAACGACTTCCCCGCTGTCTCAACCACAGGCCCGGCGAAATTGCAGTACGAGTAAAGATGCTCGTTTCGCGCAGCAGGACGGAAAGACCCCGGGACCTTCACTATAGCTTGGCATTGGCGCTTGGAGCGTCTTGTGTAGGATAGGTGGGAGACTGTGAAGCTCAGACGCCAGTCTGGGTGGAGTCGTTGGTGAAATACCACTCTGGTCGTTTTGAGCGTCTAACCCGCACCCGTGTATCCGGGTGGGGGACAGTGCCTGGTGGGTAGTTTAACTGGGGCGGTTGCCTCCCAAAATGTAACGGAGGCGCCCAAAGGTTCCCTCAGCCTGGTTGGCAATCAGGTGGCGAGTGCAAGGGCACAAGGGAGCTTGACTGTGAGACGGACGTGTCGAGCAGGTGCGAAAGCAGGGCCTAGTGATCCGGCACCTACGTGTGGAAGTGGTGTCGCTCAACGGCTAAAAGGTACCCCGGGGATAACAGGCTGATCTTCCCCAAGAGTCCATATCGACGGGATGGTTTGGCACCTCGATGTCGGCTCGTCGCATCCTGGGGCTGGAGTAGGTCCCAAGGGTTGGGCTGTTCGCCCATTAAAGCGGCACGCGAGCTGGGTTTAGAACGTCGCGAGACAGTTCGGTCCCTATCCGCTGTGCGCGTAGGAGAATTGTGAGGGTCTGTCCCTAGTACGAGAGGACCGGGACGGACGAACCTCTGGTGTGCCAGTTGTCCCGCCAGGGGCACGGCTGGTTGGCTACGTTCGGTCGGGATAACCGCTGAAAGCATCTAAGCGGGAAGCCTTCCTCGAGATGAGTTCTCCCACCCCTTTGTGGGTGTAAGGCCCCCGGTAGACGACCGGGTTGATAGGCCGGAGATGGAAGCGCGGTAACGTGTGGAGTCGACCGGTACTAATAGGCCGAGTGGCTTGAACACACTGAACGTTCAGAGTGAGTCGCTGCGAGACGATGTTCGCGTCCCTGTGTGGTTCCCAGGAAACAACTGGGTGACCGCTGTTTTGATAAGTGAATTCTGAGCCGAATGGTTCGGACGTGGATTTGCACGCCCTCCTGGTGTTTGTGGGGGTGGTGCGTTGAGACGTTCGGTGGTTTTGGCGAGGGGGAAACACCCGGTCCCATCCCGAACCCGGAAGTTAAGCCCTTCAGCGCCGATGGTACTGCATGGGAGACCGTGTGGGAGAGTAGGACACCGCCGGACACATATTGGAAAAGGGCCCCGCCGTTGCCGGCGGGGCCCTTTTTCTGTTTTTCCTGTCACAACCCGCTGTTAGTCTGCGCGCCATGAATGACCTGTTCGCCCGGTATCTGGACGGGTGTCTTCGCGTCTACGAGATCGACGCCGCCGCGGAAGGCCTCCTCCAGGCGGTGCGGTCCGTTCCGGTCGGTGCCGGCCTGGACGTGTGCGGGCTCGCCGTCGCCCCTCAGGGGGACCGGATCGTCTACGCGACGACGCACGAGTTCGTCTGCCTGGGCCGCGACGGTACCGAGCTGTGGCGATACGCGTTGCTCCCCAGGTCGACCGAGAAGTACGGGCACAGGCCGAGTGCCGCGTTCTCGCCGGACGGGACGCTGCTCTGGGTGTACCGGCCGGATGCGATGGCAGGTCGCGGAAGCCCCGACACCTGGGTGGTCCTCGACGCCTGGTCCGGTGAGGTCCGCGCACAGGCCGATCTGGGGTCCTGCGGGCACGGCGGGGAGCACCTGCCACTGCCGGACGGGTCACGGATGCTGCTCGACGTGGGCGAGGGCCAGGACGGTTCACTCGTCTTCGCCGGCTCCCTCAAGGGGAAGACGCTCGAAGTGGAGCGGTACCCGTGGGACGACCGGTGCGTCATGGCCCTGGCGCCGGGCGGCGGGCAGTTCATGAGCATCGACCACGGGCAGGCCGACGTGGCCTTCCACGAGTGTCCGAGCGGCGAGGTCGTGCTGACCCTGCCGGTGGCGGTGTTCGGCCACGATCCCGAGAGCGCGACCTTCGAGTGGAGCGGCGGTTATCTGGACGCCGACACCGCCGTCGTCACGATCTGCGGTGAGCGGGAGGAGGACGATGTGGCGGACGAGGAACGGGAATGGTACGTCCACTATCGGGTCGATCTGCGCACCGGTGGCGTGACCGACCGGTTCGACGCACATTCCCGCCATTCATACGATCTGGAGCCGCTGGGGGACGGATCCTGGCTGACCTCGGATCCAGATGGTCGACCTCTTCGCTGGATGGATCGCAGGGAGACCGGCTGACGCCGTCGCCCCGCGACCATTCAAGGGCTTGGTGGAGAGGCACCGTGCGGACCGCCGGCTCGCCCTCGGCCGGTGCCCGCCGACCCCGTCAAGGGTCGGCGAGCGGGACCTGCGGTGAGGCGTCAGAACTCGTCGCCCGCGAGGACGGTGTCGGCGTCGACGATCCGGTAGGCGTAGCCCTGCTCGGCCAGGAAGCGCTGACGGTGGGCGGCATAGTCCTGGTCCAGGGTGTCGCGGGCCACGACGGCGTAGAAGCGCGCCCCCGCACCGGACGCCTTGGGCCGCAGAAGGCGGCCCAGCCGCTGAGCCTCCTCCTGACGGGACCCGTAGGCGCCCGAGACCTGGACGGCGACGGACGCCTCGGGCAGGTCGATGGAGAAGTTCGCCACCTTGGAGACGACCAGGACGTTGATCTCTCCGCTGCGGAAGGCGTCGAACAGCCGCTCGCGCTCGCGGATCCGGGTCTCGCCCTTGATGACCGGGGCGTCCAGGAGCGCGCCCAGCTCGTCCAGCTGGTCGATGTATTGGCCGATGACGAGGGTCTGCTCGCCGCGGTGCCGGTCGACGAGCGCCTGGATGAGCTTGGTCTTGGTGTCGGTCGTCGCGCAGAAGCGGTACCGCTCCTCGGGCTCGGCGGTCGCGTAGGCGAGGCGCTCGGAGTCGGTGAGGGTGACGCGGACCTCGACGCAGTCGGCGGGCGCGATCCAGCCCTGGGCCTCCATGTCCTTCCACGGCGCGTCGTACCGCTTGGGGCCGATGAGGGAGAACACGTCCCCCTCGCGCCCGTCCTCGCGGACGAGGGTGGCGGTGAGGCCGAGGCGGCGGCGGGCCTGCAGGTCGGCGGTCATCCGGAAGATCGGCGCGGGCAGCAGGTGGACCTCGTCGTAGACGACCAGGCCCCAGTCGCGGGCGTCGAAGAGCTCCAGGTGCGCGTAGGCGCCCTTCCGGCGCGTCGTCATGATCTGGTAGGTGGCGATGGTGACCGGCCGGATCTCCTTCTTGGTGCCGGTGTACTCGCCGATCTCGTCCTCGGTGAGGGACGTGCGGCGCAGCAGCTCCTGCTTCCACTGGTGCGCGGAGACGGTGTTGGTGACGAGGATCAGCGTGGTCGCCTGGGCGCGGGCCATGGCGGCGGCGCCGACGATCGTCTTGCCGGAGCCGCAGGGCAGGACGACGACGCCGGAGCCGCCGTGCCAGAACGCCGAGGCGGCGTCGCTCTGGTAGGAGCGCAGCTCCCAGCCGTCCTGGGCGAGGGAGATGGCGTGGGCCTCGCCGTCCACGTAGCCGGCGAGGTCCTCGGCGGGCCAGCCGAGCTTGAGCAGGGCCTGCTTGAGGGCACCGCGCTCGCTCGGGTGGACGGCGACGGCGTCGTCGCCGACCCGGTCGCCGATCATGCCCTTGATCTTCTTGGCGCGCATGACCTCCTCCAGGACCGACCGGTCGGAGGACGACAGGATGAGCCCGTGGACGGGGTCCTTCTCCAGGCGCAGCCGCCCGTACCGGGCCATCGTGTCGGCGACGTCCACGAGCAGGGCGTGCGGGACGGGGTACCGGGAGAAGCGGATCAGGGTGTCGACTACCTGCTCGGCGTCGTGGCCGGCGGCGCGCGCGTTCCACAGCGCGAGCGGCGTCACCCGGTAGGTGTGGACGTGCTCGGGCGCCCGTTCGAGCTCGGCGAACGGGGCGATCTCCTTGCGGCAGGCGTCGGCCAGGTCGTGGTCGACCTCCAGCAGCAGCGTCTTGTCGGACTGGACGATGAGCGGACCGTCGGTCAAAGCAGAAGCCCCCGTCGGGTTTCGGAAGATCGATGCCTCGTCCGGACGGTGGCATCGCTGCCGCACGCTACCCGAGCGGCGACCGCGGTTCGCGCGTTCCGGAGAGGGACTGGGGTCTTCAACGCCCGGGCCGCCGCCTTTATTGCGGGCGGCCGCGCCGGCGCGGCGCGGGTCAGATGCCCTCGGAGGAGCTGTAGTCCGGCTCTGACATGACGCCGATGGCGATGTAGACGATCAGGAGGATGACGCCGATGGCGATGGCCGCGGCGAACAGGCACCAGCTCCAGACCGTCAGCCTCCGGGCGGACCGCGGGTCGGTCTGGACGCGTCCGAGCGCGATCGCCGCGGTGATCACGCCGGGGATCGCCACGATGTTGCAGCACATCACGATCGCGATGGCGTTGCAGACGAGCGCGGCGATGGTGGAGCCGTTGCTCGCGGGCCGGTAGGGGACGCCCGGAGGCCCGTACCCGTATCCGGGCTGGCCGTATCCGGGCTGGCCGTATCCGGGCTGGGTGTAGCCGTAGCCCTGCCCGTGCGGCTGTCCGTACACGCCGCCCGCGTCCCAGTTCCGGTCCCCGCCGTAGGGGTCGTCCCAGCCCGACGGCGGACGCCCTCCGTACCCGCTCATCGGGAGCCTCCTCGCACCATTCGCCCGGACACGCTATCCCGTCCGATGGACCCTTGTTTGGACCGTATGCGAGGTTCGCTGGTTCCCGCCGTCGCCGGCGTCCGGTTCCGGACAGCGGCGGATGACGTCGGGGCTGCTCAGGAGGCGTCGTCCAGTTCGGAGACCCCGGTGATGCGGTGCAGCGCGAAGCGGTGCACGGCGGCGCGGGTCGCGTCGTAGCCGGTGAGGAATCCGCCCTCGACGCGGACGGGTTCGACGATGCGGCTGGACGCCTGCCCCTGCTGGTCGAGGTAGCCGATCCAGACGCGGCCTCCGCGCTCGACGGCGCCGCGCAGCCGCTCGACGGTGGCCATCGCGGGCGAGCGGGGCGGCTCGCCGGACGGGGCCTGCCGGGCGTGCTCGGCGCCGTGCATGGACGCCTCGTCGCCGGCCCGCAGCGCCCGCACCGCCGCGAAGATCATCGAGGCGTCGGTGCGGTCGTCGGGACGGAGCCGGACGATCTCGGCGGTGGGCGGCGGGTCGGCGCGCTGCGCGTCCGGCCGGGTCACGATCACGCCGCCGCCGGGCGCCTCGGCGACCGGGGCGAGGCCCATGGCGCGCAGGCCGTCGAGCAGGTCGGCGCGCTGCAGCCCGGACGCCAGGACGGTCGGGGCGAGGCGGTACAGCCGCAGCGGTGCGGCGCGCCGGTCGGCGAGGATCTCGTCGAGGGTGGCGGGCGCGTCGGTCCTGACGTAGGACGACAGGGCGCCGACGCGCAGGTGGCCGTGCCGGCGGGCGACGTCGTCGATCAGGTAGACGAGCGGCTGCGGGAGCGGGGTCGCCGAGTGCCGCGCGAGCAGGTCGGTGACGTCGGCGGCGGTCCGCCCGGCGTCCAGGGCGCGGCGGACGGACTCGGCGGTGAAGCGGTACACGGTGGCGCCGCCGGTGGACTCGACGTCGGCGGCGAGGGCCAGCTCCCGGGCGAGTTCGGTGACGAGCGGGCCGGGCGCGACGGCGGTCAGGTCGGCCTGGACGAGGATCTCGTCGACGGGCTCCGGGAGGTACTTCTCCAGCGCGGGCTCGGGGTCGTCGCCGGCGAGCAGGTCGCGGCCGAACGGGGCCAGCTCCCCGAACCCGGTGAGGCCGAGGGCGGCGGCCTCGCGGAGCGTCCAGCCGACGAGGCGGTCGCGGGCGGGTCCGCCGTGGCGGGGCCGCAGCCACGCCAGCCGGGCCAGGAGCGCGTCCTCACCGACGACGACGCCGCGGCCCGCGCCGGCGAGGACGTCGAGGACGGCGCGGCGGGTGGACGGCGCGCTGCTGCGCACCATCGCCTCGCTGAGGGCGTTGATGAGCCGGTCGCGGTCGTCGCGGTCGCCGGCGAGGCCGGCGGCGCGGTCGGACTTCAGCCAGCCGCGGGCCAGCTCCGTCCAGCGCCCGGCGGTGTCGCGCATCAGCCACAGGTCGTAGGCGGGGGTGGGCAGCCATTCGCCGTCGAGGTCGCCGCTGCGGGTCAGCAGGCCCGCCGCGTAGGCGACCTCGACGAGCAGGGCGGCCTTCCACTCCGGGACGTCCAGGAGCGTCGCGGCGGCGCGCAGGTCGCGGACGGCGAGGCCGCCGCTGCGCAGGACGGGCGGCGGTTCCAGCCCCCAGCGCTCCAGCAGCTCCTCGATGAGCCGGACGGCGCCCGCGGCCTCGCCCGCGGCGGCGCGCACCACCACGTCCTCGCGGCGCGGCTCGGCCGCCGGGGTGAGCGGCGGCGGCTCGGCGGGGACGTCCCGGAACAGGCGTCCGCCGCGCAGGTGCAGGGCGACCTCGCGGGGCAGGGTGACCGTGCGGTCGTCCTCGGCGGCGAGGAGGCCGCGCGCCAGGAGCCGCTCGATGGGGGTGGTCGCGGTGTCGAGCCGGACGGGACGGCGTGCGTCGGCGACCCGCCCGACCGGCGGGCCCCACGCGAGCTGGTCGAGGGCGGCCCGCGCCTCGGGCCCGGCGTCCTCGATCAGGGCGGCGGGGTCGCCCAGCAGCTCGGCGAGCCGGGCGAGGAGGCGGCCGGAGTCGGCGAAGCCGCGCGGGGCCTCGCCGTCCAGGTCGGTGA
The sequence above is a segment of the Actinomadura coerulea genome. Coding sequences within it:
- a CDS encoding DNA repair helicase XPB; translated protein: MTDGPLIVQSDKTLLLEVDHDLADACRKEIAPFAELERAPEHVHTYRVTPLALWNARAAGHDAEQVVDTLIRFSRYPVPHALLVDVADTMARYGRLRLEKDPVHGLILSSSDRSVLEEVMRAKKIKGMIGDRVGDDAVAVHPSERGALKQALLKLGWPAEDLAGYVDGEAHAISLAQDGWELRSYQSDAASAFWHGGSGVVVLPCGSGKTIVGAAAMARAQATTLILVTNTVSAHQWKQELLRRTSLTEDEIGEYTGTKKEIRPVTIATYQIMTTRRKGAYAHLELFDARDWGLVVYDEVHLLPAPIFRMTADLQARRRLGLTATLVREDGREGDVFSLIGPKRYDAPWKDMEAQGWIAPADCVEVRVTLTDSERLAYATAEPEERYRFCATTDTKTKLIQALVDRHRGEQTLVIGQYIDQLDELGALLDAPVIKGETRIRERERLFDAFRSGEINVLVVSKVANFSIDLPEASVAVQVSGAYGSRQEEAQRLGRLLRPKASGAGARFYAVVARDTLDQDYAAHRQRFLAEQGYAYRIVDADTVLAGDEF
- a CDS encoding helicase-associated domain-containing protein; protein product: METYADWLRARGDDELRALLAARPELLAPVPADLTALAARAATPAAVSRALDRLDRFTLAVLEALLVLPAPAGPDALAAALDATPGQAEGALATLRRFGLAWGDGAPATAPGVRQSLPHPAGLGPPAREVFAGYSAERLTDLVTDLDGEAPRGFADSGRLLARLAELLGDPAALIEDAGPEARAALDQLAWGPPVGRVADARRPVRLDTATTPIERLLARGLLAAEDDRTVTLPREVALHLRGGRLFRDVPAEPPPLTPAAEPRREDVVVRAAAGEAAGAVRLIEELLERWGLEPPPVLRSGGLAVRDLRAAATLLDVPEWKAALLVEVAYAAGLLTRSGDLDGEWLPTPAYDLWLMRDTAGRWTELARGWLKSDRAAGLAGDRDDRDRLINALSEAMVRSSAPSTRRAVLDVLAGAGRGVVVGEDALLARLAWLRPRHGGPARDRLVGWTLREAAALGLTGFGELAPFGRDLLAGDDPEPALEKYLPEPVDEILVQADLTAVAPGPLVTELARELALAADVESTGGATVYRFTAESVRRALDAGRTAADVTDLLARHSATPLPQPLVYLIDDVARRHGHLRVGALSSYVRTDAPATLDEILADRRAAPLRLYRLAPTVLASGLQRADLLDGLRAMGLAPVAEAPGGGVIVTRPDAQRADPPPTAEIVRLRPDDRTDASMIFAAVRALRAGDEASMHGAEHARQAPSGEPPRSPAMATVERLRGAVERGGRVWIGYLDQQGQASSRIVEPVRVEGGFLTGYDATRAAVHRFALHRITGVSELDDAS